A genomic window from Sulfurimonas paralvinellae includes:
- a CDS encoding permease, with amino-acid sequence MSTQKSPKNKSGIIMLGIVILLYTILYFYHPDKIIASFKASLETLKMIVPILLIVFFLMALLNTFIDEKSIAKHLGEDSGVKGWTITLFGGILSHGPGYIWYPMLEELRKKGALDGLIVAFLYARSIKLPWLPLMISYFGLTFTFVLSFYVILGAFFQGFITNRLSKTIH; translated from the coding sequence GTGAGTACACAAAAATCACCAAAGAACAAAAGCGGCATTATTATGCTTGGCATTGTTATTCTGCTCTATACCATACTCTACTTCTATCATCCCGATAAAATTATTGCATCGTTCAAAGCCAGTCTTGAAACATTAAAGATGATAGTCCCTATTTTACTTATCGTCTTTTTTCTCATGGCACTGCTGAACACTTTTATAGATGAAAAAAGTATTGCAAAGCATTTGGGAGAAGACAGTGGAGTAAAAGGCTGGACTATTACCCTTTTTGGCGGCATATTAAGCCATGGACCAGGATACATCTGGTACCCGATGCTAGAAGAGTTACGAAAAAAAGGAGCCCTTGACGGGCTTATAGTGGCATTTTTATATGCACGTTCCATTAAGCTTCCATGGCTGCCGCTTATGATAAGCTATTTTGGACTTACGTTTACATTTGTTCTTAGTTTTTACGTTATTTTAGGCGCATTCTTTCAAGGCTTTATAACAAATAGACTTTCCAAAACTATTCACTAA
- the gap gene encoding type I glyceraldehyde-3-phosphate dehydrogenase: protein MKKRVAINGLGRIGNQVLRHYINNLPKNCEIVAANTSSVEDAAYLLKYDSVHGRADFDIATAENKLIIDGHEITIVSNHNPLELPWKNLGIDIVIDCTGRFTDGTLAVQHIQAGAKKVLISAPGKNVDLTIVKGVNEKEYDNEKHHIISNASCTTNSLAPVMKVLEENFGVENAMITTTHAYTSSQVTVDKRAKKRRRGRAAAVNIIPTTTGAAIATVEVIPALEGKMEAMALRVPVPDGAITEVVALLNKEVSIDDVNKAFLEASQSELNGILEFTQDEIVSSDIIGNRHSSIVDGLSTSVVGNRMIKVMAWYDNEYGYSQRLLEVADYIAENM, encoded by the coding sequence ATGAAAAAAAGAGTAGCAATTAATGGACTTGGACGTATTGGAAATCAAGTACTTAGACATTATATAAACAACCTTCCAAAAAACTGTGAGATCGTTGCTGCAAATACTTCGAGTGTAGAAGATGCGGCATATCTTTTAAAATATGATTCTGTCCATGGAAGAGCAGATTTTGACATTGCTACGGCTGAGAATAAACTTATCATTGATGGGCATGAAATCACAATCGTAAGTAATCATAATCCACTGGAATTGCCATGGAAAAATCTAGGCATAGATATCGTCATAGACTGTACGGGACGCTTTACCGATGGCACATTAGCTGTGCAGCATATTCAAGCGGGAGCGAAAAAAGTGCTTATCTCAGCTCCTGGAAAGAATGTTGACTTGACAATAGTAAAAGGTGTTAATGAAAAAGAGTATGACAATGAAAAGCATCATATCATTTCAAATGCTTCTTGTACAACAAACTCTTTGGCTCCTGTGATGAAAGTGCTTGAGGAAAACTTCGGTGTAGAGAATGCGATGATAACAACGACACATGCTTACACATCTTCACAAGTTACTGTTGATAAGCGTGCTAAAAAACGTAGACGCGGTCGTGCAGCTGCAGTAAATATTATTCCGACAACGACAGGTGCGGCTATTGCTACAGTAGAAGTTATCCCTGCGTTGGAAGGGAAAATGGAAGCTATGGCGCTTCGTGTTCCTGTTCCTGATGGAGCAATCACAGAAGTTGTGGCACTGCTGAATAAAGAGGTGAGTATTGATGATGTCAATAAGGCCTTTTTAGAAGCTTCTCAAAGCGAGTTAAATGGTATTTTGGAATTTACACAGGATGAGATAGTATCTTCAGATATCATAGGTAATCGTCACTCCTCTATAGTCGACGGGCTTTCTACTTCTGTAGTGGGCAATAGAATGATCAAAGTGATGGCATGGTATGACAATGAGTATGGCTACTCTCAACGACTCTTAGAAGTAGCGGACTATATCGCTGAGAATATGTAG